The Primulina huaijiensis isolate GDHJ02 chromosome 6, ASM1229523v2, whole genome shotgun sequence genomic sequence TTAATGGAATTAAGGTTACCATTTCATGAAACTGTATTTGGGTTTAGACAGCTGTTGATGTGAATTTAGGCATTTTACATGGATGGGATCGATCATCGATAGTGTCTCGATTTCGTGTGTTCTAAGTGTTTGTTCTCAGTCTGCGGCTGAAAGTTCTTTTGAAAATAGTATCAAGTGTGGTGATAGGAATGCGTATAACAAATATATTCTCCATGTAAACAGTACATTGCTAAATATGTACCAAAGCTGATGGATATGTTGTGTGTATTgtatatatgcatgttttaatgTGTTCTTTGGCTCTTGTAAGATTATGTTTTCctgtttttaattataattgagCTATGCTGCAGTTGCATATCCAAGTTTGGCAGACAATGCATGGTACTTTTTTACCCCGAGAGACCGTAAGCGACTGTATCGAGCAGCTGGTAACGGGTATTGGAAGTGCCACGGTACTAAACAACAAATATATCACAACAATATCCGCATTGGATACAAAAATTCTTTGATCTTCTACAGAGGGAAGCCCCCATATGGCAGAGAGACTATTTGGGTCATGAAAGAGTATATAGTTGACCAGCCTCCCAGACGACTACAAGACGACGACAACGGTGACATAGAGGTAAAAACCATCTCAACTTGATGTTTTGTAATATTTGATGCTAATGTTTTCTGTTATGTATATCTATTGGTGCTACAAGATTGTGTTTCCTTCCCGACTCTTGCAGGACGATTACGTTTTGTGTCTAATTCAGATGAGAACGGGCCGCCGCCGGCATTCGAGAATTAATAAGTACAAACTGCTACTTTCAAATCTTGCAAAACTAAGCATTAGACGGAGAACCTACAAGTTTGCAGCCCACAAGCTTAGAAAAATTTAACACCAGGGAAATACAACATTCTAGCACCTCATTCTGAAACAAAATCCGCGGATTTCTGCGAATGAAATGGTTAGAGTAACAAGGCCTATATGAATTCATCATGGCCAAACTTAGAGACAGATGGATCTTGTATTCTCTAGtttctgcttttttttttacagttttCATATGCATTTCTTTTCTCGAAACTCAAtagattttggaaaagtttaagATCTTGAATACAATTTGGATATGCCCATGGAACTTCTTTATTTTGCAATATTAGTTGGGTGTGTGTACTTGTTATCTGCTGGTGCTTGAGCTTCATTTTTACAAGtttctttaattataaattgagatcaaattgtataaaaattggaataaaATGAAAATCGATTATTTTCTAATATAGCCATTTTGTTTCGAAAGTCGATGAAAATAAGGAGGCTTTACATGTtgatcat encodes the following:
- the LOC140979622 gene encoding NAC domain-containing protein 1-like, with product MYPSWHQISFGPNKGQYVRVYLEPGFRFAPEDHSLINDYLKKFINFEPIPYSSIETVNVYMYNPRNLTVAYPSLADNAWYFFTPRDRKRLYRAAGNGYWKCHGTKQQIYHNNIRIGYKNSLIFYRGKPPYGRETIWVMKEYIVDQPPRRLQDDDNGDIEDDYVLCLIQMRTGRRRHSRINKYKLLLSNLAKLSIRRRTYKFAAHKLRKI